One stretch of Spiroplasma mirum ATCC 29335 DNA includes these proteins:
- a CDS encoding FtsX-like permease family protein, giving the protein MYEIQETFNSLYPSVYNTFDYIRRETRLFDKKIANENYLFKTIAYGNKSNLTPNGKIPFTPTVDNLIITARGTYVNGQQYDGHLYGGMNIDSTGAATRAAEDDVVVDPIFARQNNIALGDYICPQLDDGKLTCDPTKIDPKTTVPLRIVAFGYTPDFTYPMVDPTTVLPDTKKDALIYVNPQMFGLVWSDADPANDYPMEYWKQYPTNDMMALSSIADKETYYSIKINDLRLTPEVLNKQMDYYMTLAAGNKGKYIYRIYDQNYRFSPRTSMMNDMTALYTTALTIGLVIILIIAFFIIVLLIRKQIAFARQRIATLKSLGYDKLTVIGAYSAYPLTIGIIGGLIGWFIGTAIQNLPVNAFQKFFTMPFGDFNWNGEVFAISVILITAVLVLITFFTGWFTISGDVLKLYAEQKQTRLVSTIQRTLTKINPRRNFHVRFQIAIFTKSLGKMMITFIALIIGSALITAAIFAPKSLTTMIDKTYKNKDYQGVSHYELPIWNSPLSTYRTYDLSVGNHDDNPFLGQDAINGKIAPYNLLPVHIDPYIVKNDLQLAKNNVLMSVIGSGQLQNSNWLLYNKDYIQSMITTENAGLYSDPSVAPFAYITCSIALPDYSSVIAGTMSTYEFALKYAQPDPNEPGKIIWYQVVDNNGVPQEITDHDGNKVVPPPYVNLKPMSAGVCSYEGVLTRSPWFVRERLSSPDLNLQYGIGFGTIPYNPNTDQSAIYFNPIIKKINNHNNVDGNKDSIDGYGINSHNYYVDNNGNPHYLNLTNLYDEHGHNLINNLENYEVDLSNPSAVLPVVINQALAKKLNIKNGDVLTISPNNDTLQYYNGTRVRNYEPFNVNGTNTSDLDYTSIQKGFGGTSMTQKLRNAFWPNQSTVKVGSDTFDLAIQPYMDSVQSSSGSDLTYKGDHRLYYSNNAQNQTTMGHLIYENKVFTSAVTKEQQVQVVGIDEDYGNGKMYTLNEQTHFKNLENIKDGNGDLVGPKLYAERILNFDKLRDYLVPIFNLSNLNAPTLNYTTGLYNSYLYDNAYDPITQTIDFKIVNSWSTSEKLEFYNHLRLFDSLYPVWNAKFTTSTALDDVQSSIGLHQNMGDYTRLTLGGGQEFGPGADLKTMYPQYGYAGLTFDALLSQQLHVIESFVDLITIALYFFLAIAIAICFIIIVFTANMIITENKLLISTMKVLGYRNCEITKAILGIYFPVIVVGLGLGILAGWFIYVAVIGALVGWFVLPIIKTWWLFVIIIMIVLITYTISLLGGYISLKRTRVLDVLQE; this is encoded by the coding sequence ATGTATGAAATTCAAGAAACTTTTAACAGTTTATACCCAAGTGTTTATAATACTTTTGACTATATTCGCCGAGAAACACGTTTATTTGATAAAAAAATTGCTAATGAAAACTATTTATTTAAAACAATTGCGTATGGAAACAAAAGTAACTTGACTCCCAATGGGAAAATTCCTTTTACTCCGACAGTTGATAATTTAATTATCACCGCAAGGGGAACCTATGTGAATGGTCAACAATATGATGGCCATCTTTATGGGGGAATGAATATTGATAGTACTGGTGCGGCAACAAGAGCAGCAGAAGACGATGTGGTGGTGGACCCTATTTTTGCGAGACAAAATAATATTGCCTTAGGAGATTATATATGTCCCCAGTTAGATGATGGGAAGCTAACTTGTGATCCTACTAAAATTGATCCTAAAACAACTGTTCCGTTGAGAATTGTCGCTTTTGGTTATACTCCTGATTTTACTTATCCAATGGTTGACCCAACTACTGTTTTACCAGACACGAAAAAAGATGCCTTAATTTATGTTAATCCGCAAATGTTTGGGCTAGTATGAAGTGATGCTGACCCGGCCAATGATTATCCAATGGAATATTGAAAACAATATCCCACAAATGATATGATGGCGTTATCGTCAATTGCAGATAAAGAAACATATTATTCAATTAAAATAAATGATCTGCGCCTTACTCCGGAAGTTTTAAATAAGCAAATGGACTATTATATGACACTTGCTGCAGGAAATAAAGGAAAATATATTTATAGGATTTATGATCAAAATTATCGTTTTAGTCCCCGGACTTCAATGATGAATGATATGACAGCCTTATATACAACAGCATTAACAATTGGGTTAGTTATTATTTTAATTATTGCCTTCTTTATTATTGTGTTACTAATTAGAAAACAAATTGCCTTTGCACGTCAACGAATTGCAACATTAAAATCATTAGGTTATGATAAACTAACGGTAATTGGGGCTTATAGTGCTTATCCGTTAACAATTGGTATTATTGGGGGTTTAATTGGGTGGTTTATTGGAACAGCTATTCAAAATTTACCGGTAAATGCTTTTCAAAAATTCTTTACGATGCCATTTGGTGACTTCAATTGAAACGGGGAGGTTTTTGCAATTTCTGTTATTTTAATTACTGCGGTACTTGTTTTGATTACCTTCTTTACCGGATGATTTACAATTAGTGGTGATGTTTTAAAATTATATGCTGAACAAAAACAAACCAGATTAGTATCAACAATCCAACGAACATTAACAAAAATTAATCCGCGTCGTAATTTCCACGTACGGTTCCAAATTGCGATTTTTACGAAATCGCTGGGAAAAATGATGATAACTTTTATTGCCTTAATTATTGGGAGTGCTTTAATTACTGCTGCTATTTTTGCTCCCAAATCATTAACAACCATGATTGATAAAACTTATAAAAATAAGGATTATCAAGGAGTTTCTCATTATGAATTACCAATTTGAAACTCACCATTATCAACCTACCGAACATATGATTTATCAGTGGGAAACCATGATGACAATCCATTTTTAGGGCAAGATGCCATTAATGGAAAAATTGCTCCTTACAACTTATTACCTGTTCATATTGATCCTTATATTGTTAAGAACGATTTACAATTAGCTAAAAATAATGTGCTAATGTCAGTTATTGGGTCTGGACAATTACAGAATTCGAATTGATTGCTTTATAATAAAGACTACATTCAATCAATGATCACTACTGAAAATGCTGGATTATATAGTGATCCAAGTGTTGCACCATTTGCTTATATCACTTGTTCAATTGCTCTTCCCGATTATTCAAGTGTGATTGCGGGAACAATGTCAACTTATGAATTTGCTTTAAAATATGCTCAACCCGATCCCAACGAACCAGGGAAAATTATTTGATATCAAGTAGTTGATAATAATGGAGTTCCTCAAGAAATTACCGACCATGATGGTAACAAAGTAGTTCCTCCTCCTTATGTCAATTTAAAACCAATGTCAGCAGGAGTATGCAGTTATGAAGGAGTTTTAACAAGATCACCATGATTTGTGCGTGAAAGATTATCAAGCCCGGATTTAAACCTTCAATATGGAATTGGGTTTGGAACTATTCCTTATAATCCTAATACTGACCAATCAGCTATTTATTTCAACCCCATTATTAAAAAGATTAATAATCATAATAATGTGGATGGAAATAAAGATAGTATTGATGGTTATGGAATTAACTCTCATAATTATTATGTTGATAACAATGGTAATCCCCATTATTTAAATTTAACTAATTTATATGATGAACATGGTCATAACTTAATTAATAATTTAGAAAATTACGAAGTTGATTTAAGTAATCCTAGTGCTGTATTACCCGTGGTAATTAATCAAGCGCTAGCCAAAAAACTAAATATTAAAAATGGTGATGTTTTAACAATTTCACCAAATAATGATACTTTACAGTATTACAATGGGACACGGGTTAGAAATTATGAACCATTTAATGTTAATGGAACCAACACCTCTGATTTAGATTACACAAGTATTCAAAAAGGGTTTGGGGGTACTTCAATGACCCAAAAATTACGTAATGCCTTTTGGCCAAATCAAAGTACTGTTAAAGTTGGCAGTGATACTTTTGATTTAGCAATTCAACCATATATGGATAGTGTGCAATCATCTAGTGGTAGTGATTTAACATATAAAGGTGACCACCGTTTATATTATTCAAATAATGCGCAAAACCAAACAACAATGGGCCATTTAATTTATGAAAATAAAGTGTTTACTAGTGCAGTTACCAAAGAACAACAAGTGCAAGTGGTTGGCATTGATGAAGACTATGGAAATGGCAAAATGTATACTTTAAATGAACAAACCCATTTTAAAAATTTAGAAAATATTAAAGATGGAAATGGTGATTTAGTCGGTCCCAAATTATATGCCGAAAGAATTTTAAACTTTGATAAGTTACGTGATTATTTAGTTCCTATTTTTAATCTAAGTAATCTAAACGCGCCAACATTAAATTATACAACAGGGTTATATAATAGCTATCTTTATGACAATGCATATGACCCAATTACCCAAACAATTGATTTTAAAATTGTTAATAGTTGATCTACTTCAGAAAAACTTGAATTTTATAATCATCTTCGCTTATTTGATTCTTTATATCCGGTTTGAAATGCCAAATTTACAACTTCCACAGCCCTTGATGATGTGCAAAGTAGTATTGGACTTCATCAAAATATGGGAGACTATACAAGATTAACACTTGGGGGTGGACAAGAATTTGGACCCGGTGCGGATTTAAAAACAATGTATCCGCAATATGGTTATGCGGGATTAACTTTTGATGCTTTATTATCACAACAATTACATGTTATTGAAAGTTTTGTTGATTTAATTACAATTGCATTATATTTCTTCTTAGCAATTGCCATTGCAATATGTTTTATCATTATTGTCTTTACTGCTAATATGATTATTACAGAAAATAAACTATTAATTTCAACAATGAAAGTGTTAGGTTATCGAAATTGTGAAATTACCAAAGCAATTTTAGGAATTTACTTCCCAGTTATTGTCGTTGGCTTAGGACTAGGAATCTTAGCTGGTTGATTCATTTATGTGGCAGTTATCGGAGCTTTAGTTGGTTGATTTGTATTACCGATTATTAAAACATGGTGACTATTTGTAATTATTATTATGATTGTATTAATAACCTATACTATTTCATTACTTGGTGGTTATATTTCATTAAAACGTACTCGTGTCTTAGATGTTTTACAAGAATAG
- the mutM gene encoding DNA-formamidopyrimidine glycosylase, with the protein MPELPEVETVKRILLKNIKGMTITDCLIFTNKIIKYPTVDEFSQQIIGQTINNIERKGKHLLFILDDYVLISHLRMEGKYYFIDKNSDGDWKHIMVAFELNNQYQLRYHDTRKFGTMHLYPKNIYLTIPPLNKLGLEPFGRNLTVEYLQSRWMKKTQPIKKTLLEQDTIVGIGNIYANEILFESRIHPGEKTKNLTTTDYQNIIDNTRKVLTTAINEGGTTIATYHPEPGVDGKFLQHLKVHGRANQPCYVCQTLITKDFINGRGTYYCSNCQKLK; encoded by the coding sequence ATGCCAGAATTACCAGAAGTTGAGACAGTTAAACGAATTTTATTAAAAAATATTAAGGGGATGACAATTACTGATTGTTTAATTTTTACTAATAAAATTATTAAATACCCCACCGTTGACGAATTTAGTCAGCAAATCATTGGACAAACTATTAACAATATTGAACGGAAAGGTAAACATTTACTTTTTATTTTAGATGATTATGTTTTAATTAGTCATTTAAGAATGGAAGGGAAATATTATTTTATTGATAAAAATAGTGATGGTGATTGAAAACACATTATGGTCGCTTTTGAATTAAATAATCAATACCAATTACGCTACCATGATACCCGTAAATTTGGAACAATGCATTTGTACCCTAAAAATATTTATTTAACTATCCCACCACTAAATAAACTAGGATTGGAGCCATTTGGCCGTAATTTAACAGTTGAATATTTGCAATCTCGCTGAATGAAAAAAACACAGCCGATTAAAAAAACATTATTGGAACAAGATACGATTGTGGGGATTGGTAATATTTATGCGAATGAAATCTTGTTTGAATCGCGAATTCATCCAGGCGAAAAAACAAAAAATTTAACAACAACTGATTATCAAAATATTATTGATAATACCCGTAAAGTTTTAACAACAGCAATTAACGAAGGGGGCACAACCATTGCTACCTATCATCCTGAACCGGGTGTTGATGGGAAGTTTTTACAGCATTTAAAAGTTCATGGTCGCGCTAACCAACCGTGTTATGTTTGTCAAACTTTAATTACTAAAGATTTTATTAATGGGCGGGGAACATATTATTGCAGTAATTGCCAAAAGTTAAAATAA
- the polA gene encoding DNA polymerase I yields MNKVLLIDGNSLVFRAFYATAYGGEMLKSMDGIPTNAVYAFANMLNKILKENNYYSVVVAFDKNKKNFRHDLLANYKEGRSKPPQELITQFPIVKEYLDNYNIPYLEQDGYEADDLIGCLSKLAETENYYVDILSSDKDLFQLISPKTNVLVTKQGISNIEIIDEKALHERWGITPSQVPDLKGLMGDPSDNLKGVPGVGEKTAIKLVKEYGSLENLYQNIDEIKGSLHNNLVMAKNDALLCKQVATIVCDVALTNFSFAPINHGNDKLIDFYLKYNMNSFVGKLFNGKEKKISDHLKVSIIEEWKKEYQADQNVVYLELFDENYHLSEIIAFAIINSQGIFYYDFNIAKFDQTFLEFLADSQYEKWTYNVKSLIVSLHRSNININNITYDMMLAGYVYNSNIKNSFDSYIKLFSNKQILSDELFYGKGIKKEIPNDLTRLSHFICKKANYIYTLHDQIINLLKTNEQYELYYDIELPTAFALAQMEINGVKVDREELQRQTLRIEQIVNNLNQEINTMSNREINPNSPKQVSELLFKDLALPDYKKGSTAQEVLEGIKLAHPIVAKILDYRKYQKLYSTYLKGMEKYIFKDGKVHTIYKQTLTNTGRLSSVEPNMQNISIRDEVQREVRKIFTVSNNNNILLSCDYSQIELRILAHMSKDADLIVAFNRGEDIHTNTAMKIFNLPKEQITPNIRRSAKAVNFGIIYGISDFGLANDLNISVAKAKEIIANYYSQFPTIKKFIDTQVEFCKKNGYVKTIFNRKRYVPEINDHNYMQREFGKRVAMNMPIQGSAADIIKIALKNIDQKFKELHLQSKIIAQIHDELIFEVVKDELSQVQTIVKELMENSTKLDVKLTVDMKTGYSWYKLK; encoded by the coding sequence GTGAATAAAGTTTTATTAATTGATGGGAACTCCTTAGTGTTCCGGGCTTTTTATGCAACGGCATATGGGGGAGAAATGTTGAAAAGTATGGATGGCATACCTACCAATGCTGTTTATGCTTTTGCCAATATGTTAAATAAAATCTTAAAAGAAAATAATTATTATTCGGTAGTTGTTGCCTTTGATAAAAATAAAAAGAATTTTCGCCATGATTTATTAGCGAATTATAAGGAGGGGCGAAGTAAACCCCCCCAGGAATTAATTACTCAGTTTCCAATTGTTAAAGAGTATCTAGATAATTATAATATTCCTTATTTAGAACAAGATGGTTATGAAGCGGATGATTTAATTGGGTGTTTATCAAAATTAGCAGAAACTGAAAATTATTATGTTGACATTTTATCAAGTGATAAAGACCTTTTCCAATTAATTTCACCCAAAACTAATGTGTTAGTAACTAAGCAGGGAATTTCTAATATTGAAATTATTGATGAAAAAGCTTTGCACGAAAGATGAGGAATTACACCGAGCCAAGTTCCCGATTTAAAAGGACTGATGGGTGATCCTTCTGATAATTTAAAAGGGGTTCCTGGTGTTGGTGAAAAAACAGCGATTAAATTAGTTAAAGAATATGGAAGTTTAGAAAATTTATATCAAAATATTGATGAAATCAAGGGGAGCTTACATAATAATTTAGTTATGGCAAAAAATGATGCTTTATTATGTAAACAAGTAGCAACCATTGTTTGTGATGTTGCTTTAACTAATTTTAGTTTTGCACCCATTAATCATGGCAATGATAAACTAATTGATTTTTATTTAAAATATAATATGAATTCGTTTGTGGGCAAATTATTTAATGGTAAAGAAAAAAAAATTAGCGATCATCTTAAAGTTAGCATTATCGAAGAATGAAAAAAAGAGTACCAAGCTGACCAAAATGTCGTTTACTTAGAACTTTTTGATGAAAATTACCATTTATCAGAAATCATTGCGTTTGCAATTATTAATAGTCAGGGTATTTTTTACTATGATTTTAATATTGCTAAATTTGACCAAACGTTTTTAGAATTTTTAGCCGATTCCCAATACGAAAAATGAACATATAATGTAAAAAGTTTAATTGTCAGTTTACACCGTTCAAATATTAATATTAATAATATTACTTATGATATGATGCTCGCTGGTTATGTTTATAATTCTAATATTAAGAATTCCTTTGATTCTTATATTAAGTTATTTTCTAATAAACAAATTTTAAGTGATGAGTTATTTTATGGGAAAGGGATTAAAAAAGAAATTCCTAATGATTTAACTCGATTAAGTCATTTTATTTGTAAAAAAGCTAATTATATTTATACCCTGCATGATCAAATTATTAATTTATTAAAAACAAACGAACAATATGAGTTATATTATGATATTGAATTGCCAACTGCTTTCGCTTTAGCTCAAATGGAAATTAACGGGGTTAAAGTTGATCGTGAAGAATTACAAAGACAAACCTTACGAATTGAACAAATTGTTAATAATTTAAACCAAGAAATTAATACAATGAGTAATCGCGAAATTAATCCGAACTCTCCAAAACAGGTTTCTGAATTATTATTTAAAGATTTGGCTTTACCAGATTATAAAAAAGGTTCCACCGCCCAAGAAGTTTTAGAAGGAATTAAATTAGCCCATCCAATTGTTGCAAAAATATTAGATTATCGAAAATATCAAAAACTGTATTCGACATATTTAAAAGGGATGGAAAAATACATTTTTAAAGATGGCAAAGTCCATACTATTTATAAACAAACATTAACAAACACGGGACGGTTATCCTCTGTAGAACCCAATATGCAAAATATTAGTATTCGTGATGAAGTTCAACGAGAAGTCCGCAAAATTTTTACTGTTTCTAACAATAATAATATTTTATTATCTTGTGATTATTCCCAAATTGAATTACGAATCCTAGCTCATATGTCGAAAGATGCTGATTTAATTGTAGCCTTTAACCGGGGAGAAGATATTCATACGAACACGGCAATGAAAATTTTTAATTTACCTAAAGAACAAATTACTCCAAATATTCGTCGGAGTGCCAAGGCCGTTAATTTTGGGATTATCTATGGAATTAGTGATTTTGGGTTAGCTAATGATTTAAATATCTCGGTGGCAAAGGCAAAAGAAATTATTGCTAATTATTATAGTCAGTTTCCAACCATTAAAAAATTTATTGATACGCAAGTTGAATTTTGTAAAAAAAATGGCTATGTAAAGACGATTTTTAACCGGAAACGTTATGTTCCAGAAATTAATGATCATAATTATATGCAACGAGAATTTGGGAAACGTGTTGCCATGAACATGCCAATCCAAGGAAGCGCAGCGGATATTATTAAAATTGCTTTAAAAAATATTGACCAAAAATTTAAAGAATTACATTTGCAATCAAAAATAATTGCCCAAATTCACGATGAACTAATTTTTGAAGTTGTCAAAGATGAATTATCCCAAGTGCAAACTATTGTTAAAGAACTGATGGAAAATTCAACTAAACTAGATGTTAAATTAACAGTTGATATGAAAACTGGTTATAGTTGATATAAATTAAAATAA
- a CDS encoding 4-diphosphocytidyl-2C-methyl-D-erythritol kinase, producing MEIKSYGKVNLTLKVYKNNRKRNLHKINSIMFPYQELFDTITVKKNSTQQFKFECNLSELNNNENTVVKAYQVFLLEFSEFKEIGVDIFLDKKTPVGSGLGYSSSNQVATIKLLCRIFKIDFNSKKILNLIKSLSCDALFFYYQKPARIFGYGNQIRLLSKHQITKYQLPNSKVIISNIPSITKDVYAEFDLDYSHYKKRNRFFPEKYFNMLEKPALKINQKLKEFHHNLTKQYSHVLLAGSGGLFLVW from the coding sequence ATGGAAATCAAATCATATGGTAAAGTTAATTTAACTTTAAAAGTTTATAAAAATAATCGAAAACGAAACTTGCATAAAATTAATTCGATTATGTTTCCCTATCAAGAACTATTTGATACTATTACTGTTAAAAAAAATAGTACACAGCAATTTAAGTTTGAATGTAATCTTTCTGAATTAAATAATAATGAAAATACAGTTGTTAAAGCTTACCAAGTTTTTTTGCTAGAGTTTTCTGAATTTAAAGAAATTGGGGTTGATATTTTTTTAGATAAAAAAACACCAGTTGGTTCCGGGCTAGGCTATTCAAGTAGTAACCAGGTAGCGACCATTAAACTGTTATGCCGGATTTTTAAAATTGATTTTAATAGTAAAAAAATTTTAAATTTAATTAAAAGTTTATCATGTGATGCCTTATTTTTTTATTATCAAAAACCAGCCCGCATTTTTGGTTATGGTAATCAGATTCGGTTATTATCTAAACACCAAATTACAAAATATCAACTTCCAAATTCTAAGGTTATTATTAGTAACATTCCTTCAATTACGAAAGATGTTTATGCTGAATTTGATTTGGATTATTCACATTATAAAAAGAGAAATCGGTTTTTTCCCGAAAAATATTTCAACATGTTAGAAAAACCAGCTTTAAAGATTAACCAAAAATTAAAAGAATTCCACCACAATTTAACAAAACAATATAGTCATGTTTTATTAGCAGGTAGCGGTGGGTTATTTTTAGTTTGATAA
- the rsmA gene encoding 16S rRNA (adenine(1518)-N(6)/adenine(1519)-N(6))-dimethyltransferase RsmA, which produces MAQQNKEMMTHNIYAKKRFGQKFLTNKHIINLIIDSTLDHNNQGIVEIGPGMGALTAEIIHKAAKTVAIEIDNNLVDFLINKYQTAKNFKVIHQDILKTNLDQLVDEEFPNLKEVNIISNIPYYITSPIIFKLLKITNPKVKSFVLMMQKEVGERILAQPNTKSYNNLSIVCQFYCDIQKVTLVGKNNFVPVPKVDSIVLKFTFNKKYHDIKNEASFLEFIRLMFSTKRKTILNNLGNYLKNKNQAELILTSLNYNHNLRSENLTLNDFYLLYNKIIEKES; this is translated from the coding sequence ATGGCACAGCAAAATAAAGAAATGATGACACATAATATTTATGCCAAAAAAAGATTTGGCCAAAAATTTTTAACTAATAAACATATTATTAATTTAATTATTGATAGTACTCTAGACCACAATAACCAGGGAATTGTTGAAATTGGTCCTGGGATGGGTGCTTTAACAGCCGAAATTATTCACAAAGCAGCAAAAACTGTCGCTATTGAAATTGATAATAATTTAGTTGATTTTCTAATTAATAAATACCAAACCGCTAAAAATTTTAAGGTAATCCACCAGGATATTTTAAAAACAAATTTAGATCAGTTGGTTGATGAAGAATTTCCTAATCTTAAAGAAGTTAATATTATTTCTAACATTCCATACTATATTACTTCCCCAATTATTTTTAAGTTATTAAAAATAACAAATCCAAAAGTAAAATCTTTTGTATTAATGATGCAAAAAGAAGTGGGGGAACGAATTTTAGCACAACCAAATACAAAGAGTTATAATAATTTATCCATTGTTTGTCAATTTTATTGTGACATTCAGAAGGTTACTTTGGTTGGTAAAAATAATTTTGTTCCGGTACCAAAAGTTGATAGTATTGTTTTAAAATTTACTTTTAATAAAAAATACCATGATATAAAAAATGAAGCATCATTTCTAGAATTTATTCGCTTAATGTTTAGCACGAAACGAAAAACGATTTTAAATAACTTAGGTAATTATTTAAAAAATAAAAACCAAGCGGAACTTATTTTAACTAGTTTAAATTATAACCATAATTTACGTTCTGAAAATTTAACTTTAAATGACTTCTATCTGTTATATAATAAAATTATTGAAAAGGAGTCTTAA
- the rnmV gene encoding ribonuclease M5 — protein sequence MWDNNIIVVEGKTDTNKIQSIYPNLTCIVTNGSAIDKHILQRIKQLSLTHQIIIFTDPDYPGQKIRQIVSDYLGNKCSHAFIDKNLAIRNNKVGIAQADQETIKKALANVVHFNSNHEPSISWHDYIILVGSKAKRDYLSQNLNVAKVNNKTLYKWLNLMGINKTEVQKILKEQIYNGTAK from the coding sequence ATGTGAGATAATAATATAATTGTTGTTGAAGGTAAAACAGATACCAATAAAATTCAGAGTATTTATCCAAATTTAACTTGTATTGTGACAAATGGCAGCGCAATTGATAAACACATCTTGCAACGTATCAAACAGTTAAGTTTAACTCATCAAATTATAATCTTTACTGATCCTGATTACCCTGGACAAAAAATTCGGCAAATAGTAAGTGACTATCTAGGCAATAAGTGTTCTCATGCTTTTATTGATAAAAATCTAGCAATTAGAAATAATAAGGTGGGAATTGCGCAAGCAGATCAAGAAACAATTAAAAAGGCGCTGGCAAATGTTGTTCATTTTAATTCTAACCATGAACCAAGTATTTCTTGGCACGATTATATTATATTAGTAGGTAGCAAAGCAAAACGGGATTACCTTAGTCAAAATTTAAACGTTGCAAAAGTTAATAATAAAACTTTGTATAAATGATTAAATTTAATGGGTATTAATAAAACAGAAGTACAAAAGATTTTAAAGGAGCAAATTTATAATGGCACAGCAAAATAA
- a CDS encoding rod shape-determining protein — MANYKFGKEYSFLALDLGTANTVAYVAGQGIVYNEPSIMAYDTLSNSLVALGEEAYKMIGKTHDHIKMVTPLVDGVISDMDAAQDLLKHIFGKLKMTGIWKNSLVILACPSGVTELERSALKVIAKDMGASYVLVEEEVKLAALGAGINIGLAQGNLVIDIGGGTTDIAILSAGDIVKSKSVKVAGKHFDQEIQKYIRAEYNVLIGIRTAEQIKKDIGALVKIVNEKPIRAFGRDIITGLPREVMIKPEEIKNVLLAPFSRITDLLVEVLEETPPELAGDVIRNGITICGGGTLIRGIVKYFESIFQLKVRAAQDPLMCVIDGAKTYEKNLDAVIERIELLEAKEYKI; from the coding sequence ATGGCTAATTATAAATTTGGAAAAGAATATTCATTTTTAGCGTTAGATTTAGGAACTGCAAATACTGTCGCATATGTCGCTGGCCAAGGAATCGTCTATAATGAACCATCAATAATGGCATATGATACCTTAAGTAATTCATTAGTAGCATTAGGGGAAGAAGCTTATAAAATGATCGGGAAAACTCATGATCATATTAAAATGGTAACTCCGTTAGTGGACGGAGTTATTTCGGACATGGATGCTGCACAAGACTTATTAAAACATATTTTTGGTAAATTAAAAATGACTGGTATCTGAAAAAATTCATTAGTAATCCTAGCTTGTCCTAGTGGTGTTACTGAATTAGAACGCAGTGCTTTAAAAGTAATTGCTAAAGATATGGGAGCTAGTTATGTTTTAGTTGAAGAAGAAGTTAAACTAGCCGCATTAGGAGCTGGTATTAATATTGGACTTGCCCAAGGTAATTTAGTAATAGATATTGGGGGAGGAACAACAGATATTGCCATCTTATCAGCTGGGGATATTGTTAAATCAAAATCAGTAAAAGTGGCAGGAAAACACTTTGATCAAGAAATCCAAAAATATATTCGGGCGGAATACAATGTTTTAATTGGAATTAGAACTGCTGAACAAATCAAAAAAGATATTGGAGCATTGGTTAAAATTGTTAATGAAAAACCAATTCGTGCTTTTGGCCGTGATATTATTACTGGTTTACCAAGAGAAGTTATGATCAAGCCAGAAGAAATTAAAAATGTTTTATTAGCACCATTCTCAAGAATTACTGATTTATTAGTGGAAGTTTTAGAAGAAACACCACCAGAATTAGCCGGAGATGTTATTCGTAATGGAATCACGATTTGTGGAGGTGGCACATTAATTCGGGGAATTGTTAAATACTTTGAATCAATTTTCCAATTAAAAGTTAGAGCCGCTCAAGATCCCTTAATGTGTGTGATCGATGGGGCAAAAACTTATGAAAAAAATTTAGACGCAGTTATTGAAAGAATCGAATTATTAGAAGCAAAAGAATATAAAATTTAA
- a CDS encoding Ada metal-binding domain-containing protein translates to MKPTMNQYQAIINFQENDDYYYAVKTIKIFCRFSCKSKAPNLNNILIFIKNDKNLNNFRPCKRCEPLNPRPATANIIDKFKNYLKNCHTKITLEQCAKALGYNSSYLSRNLAQHRIKFNEYLKNEINN, encoded by the coding sequence ATGAAACCAACAATGAACCAGTACCAAGCAATTATTAATTTTCAAGAAAATGATGATTACTATTATGCAGTTAAAACCATAAAAATCTTTTGTCGTTTTAGTTGTAAATCAAAGGCACCAAATCTTAATAATATTTTAATTTTTATAAAAAATGATAAGAATCTAAATAATTTTCGACCTTGTAAACGCTGTGAACCATTAAATCCACGACCCGCTACCGCTAATATAATTGATAAGTTTAAAAACTATCTTAAAAATTGTCACACAAAAATAACTCTTGAACAATGTGCAAAAGCATTAGGCTATAATAGTAGTTATTTATCAAGAAATCTTGCCCAACACAGAATTAAATTTAACGAGTATCTCAAAAATGAAATCAATAATTAA